The Niallia alba genome includes a window with the following:
- a CDS encoding 1,4-dihydroxy-2-naphthoate polyprenyltransferase, whose product MENVTNEEKPTYKILWKLTRPHTLTASFVPVSIGTVLSFPHASTKWGLFFAMMFACLIIQIATNLFNEYYDYIRGIDTADSVGIGGAIVHHGMKPKLVLNMAISLYVIALLLGIYICSNTSWWIALVGLLGMAIGYLYTGGPLPIAYTPFGEVFSGICMGCIFILISFYIQTSVISQESILISVPIAILIGAINLSNNIRDIEEDTLGGRKTIAILIGFNKAVNLLAALFILSYLWIVIFVAFGIFSPWLLIVLLSFKKPLEAIKGFRGDRSQTPIAMKNTGLTNTMFGLFITVGYLLDFIMQNM is encoded by the coding sequence ATGGAGAACGTCACAAACGAAGAAAAACCAACTTATAAAATACTGTGGAAGCTAACAAGGCCTCATACGCTAACAGCTTCTTTTGTACCCGTTTCAATTGGTACAGTATTATCTTTCCCTCATGCCTCAACAAAATGGGGTTTATTTTTTGCCATGATGTTTGCTTGTTTGATTATTCAAATAGCAACTAACTTATTTAATGAGTACTATGATTATATAAGGGGTATAGATACGGCAGATTCTGTAGGAATAGGCGGAGCTATTGTTCATCATGGAATGAAACCGAAATTAGTATTAAATATGGCCATTTCCTTATACGTTATTGCACTGCTTTTAGGTATATATATTTGTTCTAATACTTCTTGGTGGATTGCATTAGTCGGCTTGTTGGGCATGGCTATTGGATATTTATATACGGGTGGACCGCTACCGATAGCCTATACACCATTTGGAGAAGTATTTTCTGGCATCTGCATGGGATGTATTTTTATCCTTATTTCTTTCTACATTCAAACTAGTGTCATCAGTCAAGAAAGTATCCTTATTTCTGTACCAATCGCAATTCTTATTGGCGCCATTAATTTATCAAATAATATTAGAGACATTGAAGAGGATACATTAGGTGGCAGAAAAACGATTGCTATTCTAATCGGCTTTAACAAAGCAGTCAACCTCCTTGCGGCATTATTTATATTATCTTATCTTTGGATCGTTATCTTCGTGGCTTTTGGCATTTTCAGTCCATGGCTCTTAATTGTATTGCTAAGTTTCAAGAAGCCCCTTGAAGCAATCAAAGGCTTTAGAGGGGATCGAAGCCAAACACCGATTGCCATGAAAAATACCGGATTGACAAATACTATGTTCGGATTATTTATTACAGTTGGCTACTTGTTAGATTTCATCATGCAAAACATGTAA